A region of Theileria annulata chromosome 2, complete sequence, *** SEQUENCING IN PROGRESS *** DNA encodes the following proteins:
- a CDS encoding protein kinase, putative, with protein MATNRKLSVQTRSMNSWNLVNNNGHKCINENKLPQNYKKTNNEATLLTKDNKHEGEEKRTPTITNNSFFSSSITTSTTATTISTKQYNYYSNIITSTLTNNAVTNTPVKGVAENCCPSKDLTTPPKSPEQKEQPSRGKSNNKDNIRYKPYKEATIKYTKNIYKDLSFRIKAPERDLVSEPLHKNFSSVLKGNYTTYRKKYLEGPVVGRGSFGVVKTLFSMVEILDLYQFIPTKLRPPINNLSLGIKRISENKYEFCGVSLTSPTRAAKIMNFDKIKKTGSKNLLHILREVSIGSWNDHPNIVKVKEIYLNEQIIKYLNNINNMDDKEMILTGKNNNVYLVMEYCSGGDLSKLIIDEVNKENIIPRIFVQIFKSLSYINSRGIAHRDVKPENFLITVNENTNKSEDIEIKDNDDITVKLADFGLANSSPRVLKTRAGTPYYVAPEIIKCNGHNCYSAKCDSWSSGIMLHIFLLGTCPFHDESDVKKLNKVVNEEIDWTHPIYATIPPEAYDLLKKLLVKNPSKRISTTDSLKHLYFQKFTGYAPLLRSINGNTLIDKLIQFYKFPILKRIALCIMIRQISEYKLDSLTGMYKYLVSFSQDLNTLTIPSLTNYVNYYKLNSEPNKDNTYNNKIDKLYYLQQFLNVGEIGFTEFVASQMAAELCQNNDLIANVFAGLHSDLPGRRSLFINEQDLARLTTSYTHDYSNLEISAYMDRDLEVKLETDAQILSSINNIISDACEYSDKIYFQNKMEGNTHGLGGFLRSTRGPDKEASMSIDEFFLMMSFNLIDHSHKEEGRQVRIKRKKVTNIL; from the exons atggcaacaaatagaaaattatcTGTTCAAACAAGATCTATGAACTCATGGAATCTTGTCAACAATAACGGCCACAAATGCATCAATGAAAACAAACTACCACAAAACTATAAGAAAACAAATAATGAAGCAACACTACTAACAAAAGATAACAAACACGAAGGGGAAGAGAAAAGGACACCAACAATAACCAACAATTCCTTCTTCTCAAGCTCAATAACTACAAGCACAACAGCAACAACAATCTCAACAAAACAGTACAATTATTACTCTAACATAATCACGAGCACACTCACAAACAATGCAGTCACCAACACACCCGTTAAAGGCGTAGCGGAAAATTGCTGCCCATCCAAGGACCTCACTACACCACCTAAAAGCCCCGAACAAAAGGAGCAACCTTCAAGAGGTAAGAGTAATAACAAAGACAATATAAGGTACAAACCATATAAAGAAGCAACAATTAAGTATACAAAGAACATTTATAAGGATTTAAGTTTTAGAATAAAGGCACCCGAAAGGGACCTGGTTAGCGAACCTTTGCACAAAAACTTCAGCAGCGTACTGAAGGGAAATTATACAACCTATAGAAAAAAGTATTTGGAAGGCCCCGTTGTTGGAAGGGGAAGTTTCGGAGTCGTAAAGACACTGTTTAGCATGGTTGAAATCCTGGACCTATACCAGTTCATCCCAACCAAGCTAAGACCACCGATTAACAACTTATCACTGGgaataaaaagaataagCGAAAATAAGTACGAATTCTGTGGAGTCAGCCTAACAAGTCCAACGAGAGCCGCcaaaataatgaattttgaCAAAATAAAGAAGACAGGCTCCAAAAATCTGCTCCACATATTAAGAGAAGTCTCAATCGGCTCCTGGAACGATCACCCGAACATAGTCAAGGTCAAGGAGATCTATCTCAACGAACAGATAATAAAGTACCTCAACAACATCAACAACATGGATGACAAGGAAATGATCTTGACAGGAAAAAACAACAACGTCTACCTAGTCATGGAGTACTGTAGCGGAGGAGACCTCAGCAAGCTCATCATCGACGAAGTTAACAAGGAAAATATCATACCCAGAATATTCGTTCAAATATTCAAGTCACTCTCCTACATCAATTCTAGAGGTATAGCACACCGAGATGTAAAGCCAGAAAACTTCCTAATCACCGTTAATGAAAACACAAACAAGTCTGAAGATATTGAAATCAAGGATAATGATGATATAACTGTTAAGTTGGCCGATTTCGGTCTCGCCAACTCATCACCAAGAGTATTGAAAACGAGAGCAG GAACTCCATACTACGTAGCGCCTGAGATTATCAAGTGTAATGGCCACAACTGCTACAGCGCCAAGTGCGACTCGTGGTCCTCAGGAATTATGCTACACATATTTCTATTGGGAACGTGCCCATTCCACGACGAGTCCGACGTTAAGAAGTTGAACAAGGTGGTCAACGAAGAAATTGATTGGACACACCCAATTTACGCGACAATACCACCTGAGGCCTATGACCTTTTGAAGAAACTCTTGGTCAAAAATCCCTCGAAAAGAATCTCGACCACTGATTCCCTTAAACATTTGTATTTCCAGAAATTCACCg ggTATGCACCTTTGCTCCGTAGCATTAATGGAAATACATTGATTGACAAACTTATACAGTTTTACAAATTCCCAATCCTCAAGAGAATTGCACTGTGCATTATGATAAGGCAAATTTCAGAATATAAACTGGATAGCCTGACCGGCATGTACAAGTACCTTGTCTCATTCTCACAAGACCTCAACACACTCACAATACCATCTTTGACCAATTACGTCAACTACTACAAACTCAACTCAGAACCAAATAAGGACAACACAtataataacaaaattgACAAACTCTACTATCTGcaacaatttttaaacGTCGGCGAGATAGGATTCACAGAATTTGTAGCCTCGCAAATGGCCGCAGAACTCTGCCAAAACAATGACCTCATAGCCAACGTATTTGCAGGACTCCACTCAGACCTACCAGGAAGACGTAGCCTATTCATCAACGAACAAGATTTGGCAAGACTGACGACAAGTTATACACACGACTACTCAAACCTGGAAATAAGTGCATACATGGACCGAGACCTCGAAGTGAAACTAGAAACAGACGCACAAATACTAAGCAGCATCAACAACATCATAAGCGACGCGTGCGAATATTCAGATAAGATTTATTTCCAGAATAAAATGGAAGGAAACACACATGGTCTTGGAGGATTCCTAAGGTCAACAAGAGGACCGGATAAAGAAGCATCAATGTCAATTGACGAGTTCTTCCTCATGATGAGCTTTAATCTTATTGACCATTCACATAAAGAAGAGGGAAGACAAGTTCGAATCAAGAGGAAAAAAGTCACTAACATATTATAG
- a CDS encoding importin-like protein, putative produces the protein MSSNLTDPLVLLDTSRPFDEAMVPLLDSVIISMFDGTNVENRETAHRILEQFKKLPDSWKHVALILSKSNNSNTKFYALQVLEICIETRWNILPDTEKAGIKQYVSELVIKLCMDEEVCRNERHFLTKVNECLIQVVKREWPDRWPNFISEICKASQVSQNICENNMRLLNMLSEEIFDFGEDSMQSKRVQKLVSRMTSEFREIFELCIFVLNSFISNPNMVNNTLVKQTLVCLSHFLKWIPYGYIFESYPHGEGSVVLLDLLLDHFWDPMQYRVECTKCLNEVASLTLTNNELQAFSHRIMSLWPKVVQKVSTLPPESFQYDNAKIPPSMLLFWETFYTQLTLFLTNLLKNFRETVLEKIPSNRDSLLFVLEKLVTITTINHEETFKIALDFWHYFSNQLLRELKEYERRNLPIRDTNDPNYMVINAINQIDLNTSPELMRLRLYKPILIQVQKVMINRMAKPQEVYIMYDADSGEVVREYNPNTAEIALYNKMKNTQIILTTMLQEDSENIMKAFLDKEMDQANVGGNEPWDPTTLNRLCYSVGSITGSMEEPVEKRFLVVVIKCLLNICEIKNEISSKAIVASNIMYVVGQYPSFLKTNWRFLNTVLNKLFEFMRETFPGVQQMACETFLKITNSCRKVIGSQSVDGRLYVDELISTVGNLETVLDDKLILYYYESVGNVISTLEQNLKIAKISSLMELSNNRLFQIYSKFLIGVSVEMVDNMEKFKSYIDRYGEDLFGVEVARTVIQILRINNRVCKAVGFAFTKQFNKIFNTLMVLYHLYSKYIQISVATGGTATIKHLAVNTLFLARRAIIHLSETYIVNVPNKLNQTNTQYTGLSSNVNRSRYRTQMDQNKTSTPVSSTSYNDNLEDSYCYFIEDKSENTNKMQEKKFNFFKFGPNGTQELTMDGCNQTDSTNDSSLDLGGQNGSWSDSEMIVTLLDNLVAVMMGDYRDSVFETRDYEILSLSTKIIERLASNYPSVLIQIFNYVFDTSLDMVKMDFHAYPDHREYFYEMLHKATKCSFDSVLLLPNERLRDFVMSLVWAFKHEHPSIADRGLLITLEFMKNIIAKGSVVLHQFCLTFYYLLLTEILGVLTDTLHKSGFRLQTQILKILIKIVANGLVDDPSKELTKLGVMRFLVDLLTRSFQSLNNKQIEAFVVDLFNYSVDSMQASPGSMSSGMGTTQFFESDYNYVNVYENPTISGVLNTTNVKEEKEKDKDIRFQTHVRDFLLSLKEFAGCTEEFQAIFEKDREEAIERARQLGYTNSNNIMYTKEVNLN, from the exons ATGAGTTCTAACCTAACAGATCCGTTGGTATTGCTCGACACCTCAAGGCCATTCGATGAGGCCATGGTCCCCTTACTAGATTCCGTCATAATATCCATGTTTGACGGAACCAATGTAGAGAATAGAGAAACAGCACATCGAATTTTAGAGCAGTTCAAGAAACTCCCAGACTCATGGAAACATGTAGCACTGATTTTGTCTAAATCAAACAACTCCAATACAAAATTCTACGCACTGCAAGTACTAGAAATATGCATCGAAACCAGATGGAATATACTGCCAGATACAGAAAAGGCAGGAATAAAACAGTACGTGTCCGAACTGGTAATCAAGCTGTGCATGGATGAAGAAGTATGCAGAAATGAAAGACACTTCTTAACGAAAGTTAACGAATGCCTCATACAAGTAGTAAAAAGAGAATGGCCAGATAGATGGCCGAACTTCATATCAGAGATATGCAAAGCATCGCAAGTCTCGCAGAACATCTGCGAAAATAATATGAGACTCCTTAACATGCTAAGCGAAGAAATATTCGATTTCGGAGAAGATTCAATGCAAAGCAAGAGAGTACAGAAGTTAGTATCTAGAATGACGTCGGAATTTAGAGAAATTTTCGAGCTTTGCATATTCGTACTCAACAGCTTCATTTCAAACCCGAACATGGTTAATAATACGTTGGTCAAGCAGACATTGGTGTGTCTGTCGCATTTCCTTAAGTGGATCCCGTACGGATACATTTTTGAATCTTACCCTCACGGAGAAGGCTCAGTGGTTTTGCTGGACTTATTATTGGACCACTTCTGGGATCCAATGCAGTACAGAGTTGAGTGTACAAAATGTCTGAATGAAGTGGCATCACTCACACTGACCAATAACGAACTTCAGGCATTTTCGCACAGAATAATGTCACTCTGGCCAAAGGTGGTTCAGAAGGTGTCGACACTGCCGCCAGAGTCGTTCCAGTACGACAACGCGAAAATACCACCATCAATGCTGTTGTTTTGGGAAACATTTTATACACAGCTCACGCTGTTCCTGACGAACCTGCTGAAAAACTTCAGAGAGACGgttttggaaaaaatacCAAGTAACAGAGACTCGCTCCTGTTCGTGTTGGAAAAGCTAGTAACCATAACAACGATCAACCACGAAGAAACCTTTAAGATTGCGTTGGATTTCTGGCATTATTTCTCAAACCAACTTCTGAGAGAGCTTAAGGAGTACGAAAGAAGAAACCTGCCAATCAGAGACACTAACGACCCCAACTACATGGTCATCAACGCTATTAACCAGATTGACCTGAACACGTCACCGGAGTTGATGAGACTAAGACTGTACAAGCCGATCCTGATACAAGTTCAGAAGGTTATGATCAATCGCATGGCAAAGCCGCAAGAGGTATACATTATGTACGACGCAGACTCAGGAGAAGTGGTAAGAGAATATAACCCAAACACGGCGGAAATTGCattatataacaaaatGAAAAACACACAAATCATACTGACAACAATGCTCCAGGAAGATTCAGAAAATATCATGAAGGCCTTCTTGGATAAAGAAATGGATCAAGCAAACGTAGGAGGAAATGAACCGTGGGACCCAACGACCCTAAACAGACTGTGCTATTCAGTGGGATCGATTACAGGAAGCATGGAGGAGCCAGTTGAAAAGAGGTTTCTGGTTGTAGTGATAAAGTGTCTGCTTAACATATGTGAAATTAAAAACGAAATCTCGAGCAAGGCAATAGTGGCATCAAACATAATGTATGTCGTGGGACAGTACCCGAGCTTTTTGAAGACGAACTGGAGGTTCCTGAACACAGTGCTCAACAAACTCTTCGAGTTCATGAGGGAAACCTTCCCAGGAGTCCAGCAGATGGCATGCGAAACCTTTCTCAAAATAACAAACAGCTGCAGAAAAGTTATAGGAAGCCAGTCAGTAGATGGAAGATTATACGTGGATGAGTTAATATCAACAGTTGGAAATTTAGAGACTGTGCTTGACGATAAGTTGATACTTTATTACTACGAGTCAGTAGGGAATGTAATAAGCACACTGGAGCAAAATCTTAAAATCGCAAAAATATCGAGCCTAATGGAGTTGTCAAACAACAGACTGTTCCAAATCTACTCCAAATTCCTGATTGGAGTCTCAGTGGAAATGGTGGATAACATGGAGAAGTTTAAATCGTATATAGACCGCTACGGAGAAGATTTGTTTGGAGTAGAAGTGGCAAGAACAGTAATACAAATATTGAGAATAAATAACAGAGTCTGTAAAGCAGTAGGGTTCGCCTTTACGAAACAGTtcaataaaatattcaatacATTGATGGTCCTATATCATCTGTACAGCAAGTATATACAAATCAGTGTCGCCACGGGAGGAACCGCAACAATAAAACACCTGGCAGTTAACACTCTGTTTTTGGCAAGAAGAGCAATAATTCACCTCTCCGAAACATACATAGTAAACGTGCCAAACAAATTGAACCAGACCAACACACAATATACAGGATTAAGCTCAAATGTAAACAGAAGTAGGTATCGCACACAAATGGACCAGAATAAAACCTCAACCCCAGTCTCCTCAACAAGTTATAACGACAACCTAGAAGATAGTTATTGCTATTTTATCGAAGATAAGTCGGAGAATACGAATAAAATGCaagaaaaaaaatttaatttcttcaaGTTCGGACCTAATGGAACACAAGAACTTACAATGGATGGATGTAACCAGACTGACTCGACTAACGATTCGAGTCTTGATTTAGGTGGACAAAATGGAAGTTGGTCTGATAGTGAAATGATAGTGACTTTGTTGGATAACTTGGTAGCTGTGATGATGGGCGACTACAGAGATTCTGTTTTCGAAACCAGAGACTATGAGATACTCTCATTGAGCACTAAAATCATCGAACGACTCGCCTCAAACTACCCTTCCGTGCTCATCCAGATATTCAACTACGTGTTCGACACGAGTTTGGACATGGTTAAGATGGATTTTCATGCATATCCAGACCATAGagaatatttttatgaaaTGCTACATAAAGCAACCAAGTGTTCATTCGATTCAGTACTATTACTTCCGAACGAAAGGTTGAGAGATTTTGTAATGTCCCTAGTGTGGGCATTCAAACATGAGCATCCATCAATTGCGGATCGTGGACTATTAATTACCCTAGAATTcatgaaaaatattattgcTAAAG GGTCGGTTGTTCTTCACCAATTCTGTTTAACATTCTACTACTTATTGCTGACCGAGATCTTGGGAGTCTTGACGGACACCTTACATAAGTCAGGATTCAGACTTCAAACACAAATACTCAAAATTCTGATAAAAATCGTGGCAAACGGACTAGTGGATGACCCAAGTAAGGAGTTGACGAAGCTTGGAGTCATGAGGTTCCTAGTGGATCTTCTAACCAGAAGCTTTCAATCacttaataataaacagATTGAAGCGTTCGTGGTGGACCTGTTCAATTACTCAGTGGATTCAATGCAAGCAAGCCCAGGATCAATGTCCTCGGGAATGGGAACAACGCAATTCTTCGAAAGCGACTATAACTACGTTAACGTGTACGAAAATCCCACAATAAGCGGAGTACTAAACACAACTAACGTAAAGGAGGAAAAGGAAAAAGATAAGGATATAAGGTTCCAAACACATGTTAGGGACTTTTTATTGTCACTGAAAGAGTTTGCAGGCTGCACGGAGGAATTCCAAGCAATATTCGAGAAGGACCGTGAAGAAGCAATTGAAAGAGCAAGACAACTAGGGTATACAAACTCAAACAACATCATGTATACTAAGGAAGTCAACCTGaactaa
- a CDS encoding Spm2 protein: protein MKTPRRKHYKSTKYSSDVYNRESGPLEIGELETPRDRRSVPVATLRYLAGSKYQTNNAEGSCASENSDYTDARSVESETDPDGPAPYYSERSIQRSNKSSHKSSDLKTLNFKTSKSNNPNTSNNFAREFILRYATNLGSDVQYYQNYKPPQESPFHNMDYIHAHLSSFNPNFINFNYGRVGYTTYNPLINRYPDYCPTYINKYSSSYVNRYQDYGYARPENHYRTNYSYCNRHGNFHGVHENYLERPTHNLSMYSNNYHRLNHNMSTTDYRTNVNYSVSDYGPNCSQIQNDHKYYLDKYGYPLDNQERERNYIEDSAKKTSDHETKESKDHREREYKYNNKDDNSKDYECIDSEAIKAVVEKAVIEAFDKCLSEKIKGEETCLTDSVNREYTFDKNDTTLTYQEQSQLYSRDYLQRLTNDQNNQGTSDMNRYGKNDFKENNENDTHGLKPFEKDFSNVENREYSKDKTVESNNFEFKREDNFQNSTAYANTQENPYVTDHMSQNVYEEISYENKTDEFDSESFNFQFNKGSQFEYNFDGVDLFSNRDQTDSLFYPDEEQFNSLNNNVAVRDDFAVGEMYDKEQQDNFSEQLTNQDDKSELLCSQTFEGNDLDDKNFDQTYTLGNCFANFNSSRDDFFRANYKDLNMSNNLAGSMLSESDLEEVDNNMSHKAKSFYPENSNYLECKNPGENIGPLSKQKSNTLNAPQRKMKASPKMKNMSQFIEEKQTPDSTTSFRTRNNFNLLCYKNLDERRGRELHEASYKYQPDASKTVRSSFSDPLYRINSPYLKPQTADSESNQPEYAHDYNSDISNFKKSQSGMSQDSHISARVDQLEECIKSFESSLKNISEQLNKSRKKVESSPDSTYLELTSSQKLTKPDHVSELEYMEAYKAASAIKKLLHVKSMGSLIPAFTAFVQNRKG, encoded by the exons ATGAAAACACCTAGACGGAAGCATTATAAATCAACAAAATATAGCTCAG ATGTGTACAATAGGGAATCAGGTCCTTTGGAAATAGGAGAGCTAGAGACACCAAGAGATCGAAGATCCGTCCCAGTAGCAACACTTCGATACCTAGCAGGCTCCAAATACCAAACGAACAACGCAGAAGGTTCCTGTGCTAGCGAAAATTCTGACTATACGGATGCAAGAAGCGTCGAAAGCGAAACGGATCCCGATGGTCCGGCACCATACTATTCAGAACGCTCCATCCAAAGGAGCAATAAATCGTCACATAAATCATCGGATTTAAAAACGTTAAATTTCAAAACTAGTAAATCAAACAACCCAAACACAAGTAATAATTTTGCAAGAGAGTTCATCCTGAGGTATGCAACAAACCTGGGCTCAGATGTCCAGTATTACCAAAACTACAAACCTCCACAAGAATCGCCTTTTCATAACATGGACTATATCCATGCTCATTTGTCATCATTTAACCCCAACTTTATCAATTTCAACTACGGAAGAGTCGGTTACACAACATATAACCCTCTAATCAATAGATACCCAGATTATTGTCCAACTTATATCAACAAGTACTCATCGAGTTATGTAAACAGATATCAAGACTATGGTTACGCAAGACCAGAAAACCACTATAGAACAAACTATAGTTACTGTAACAGACATGGAAACTTTCATGGAGTTCATGAAAATTATCTGGAAAGACCAACACACAACCTTTCAATGTATTCCAATAACTACCATAGACTAAACCACAACATGTCCACAACAGACTATAGAACAAACGTTAACTACAGCGTAAGCGATTACGGACCGAACTGTTCACAAATCCAGAACGATCATAAGTATTATCTGGACAAGTACGGTTATCCACTGGACAACCAAGAGAGAGAAAGGAATTACATAGAAGATAGCGCCAAGAAAACAAGTGACCATGAGACAAAAGAAAGTAAAGACCATAGAGAAAGAGAGTACAAATACAATAACAAAGATGATAATTCCAAAGATTACGAATGCATCGACTCTGAAGCAATCAAGGCAGTAGTGGAAAAGGCAGTTATAGAAGCATTTGACAAGTGCCTGTCAGAAAAAATTAAGGGTGAAGAAACATGTCTAACAGACTCAGTAAACCGAGAGTACActtttgataaaaatgacACAACACTAACGTATCAGGAGCAAAGTCAACTTTATTCCCGTGATTATCTCCAAAGACTCACAAATGACCAAAATAACCAGGGAACTTCGGATATGAACCGATATGgaaaaaatgattttaaagaaaataatgaaaatgatacCCATGGTCTAAAACCATTTGAAAAAGATTTCTCAAACGTGGAGAATCGAGAATATTCTAAAGATAAAACAGTTGAAAGCAATAACTTTGAGTTTAAAAGGgaagataattttcaaaattcaACAGCATACGCAAACACACAAGAAAACCCATATGTAACTGATCATATGAGCCAGAATGTGTATGAGGAGATTTCATATGAGAATAAAACTGATGAATTTGATAGTGAATCGtttaattttcaattcAACAAGGGGAGCCAATTTGAATACAATTTTGATGGAGTTGATTTGTTTTCAAATAGAGACCAAACAGATAGTTTATTCTACCCAGATGAAGAACAATTCAATAGtttgaataataatgtagCTGTAAGAGATGACTTCGCCGTGGGAGAAATGTATGATAAGGAACAACAAGATAACTTCTCGGAACAGTTGACCAACCAAGATGATAAATCGGAACTCTTATGCTCACAAACGTTTGAAGGAAATGATCtagatgataaaaattttgatcAAACATACACACTTGGAAACTGTTTCGCCAATTTCAACTCATCCAGGGATGATTTTTTTAGAGCTAATTACAAAGATCTCAATATGTCCAATAATCTGGCAGGCTCAATGCTTAGTGAAAGTGATTTGGAGGAAGTGGACAACAACATGAGCCATAAAGCTAAAAGTTTCTACCCCGAAAACAGCAATTATCTAGAATGTAAAAATCCAGGAGAAAATATTGGTCCATTATCAAAGCAAAAGAGTAATACTTTAAATGCTCCACAAAGGAAGATGAAAGCTTCCCCGAAAATGAAAAACATGTCACAATTCATTGAAGAGAAACAAACGCCTGATTCAACCACCTCATTTCGAACcagaaataattttaatctcCTCTGTTACAAAAATCTAGATGAAAGAAGAGGGAGGGAACTCCACGAAGCAAGTTATAAATATCAACCGGATGCATCTAAAACAGTCAGATCGAGCTTTTCTGACCCTTTGTATAGAATAAATTCTCCATACCTCAAACCCCAAACAGCAGATTCAGAAAGTAATCAGCCTGAATATGCACACGATTATAATTCAGATATCTCAAATTTCAA aaaatcACAATCTGGAATGAGTCAAGATTCACACATCTCAGCAAGAGTGGACCAACTCGAAGAATGTATAAAAAGTTTCGAGTCCTCACTCAAAAACATATCCGAACAGTTAAATAAATCACGGAAAAAGGTAGAATCTAGTCCTGATTCTACATACCTCGAGTTAACATCGTCACAAAAACTCACAAAGCCAGATCATGTATCTGAACTAGAATATATGGAAGCTTATAAAGCAGCATCAGCTATTAAAAAATTGCTCCACGTCAAATCTATGGGATCCTTGATCCCAGCATTCACAGCATTCGTGCAAAACAGAAAGGGCTGA
- a CDS encoding N-ethylmaleimide-sensitive factor, putative — MKPVYRTVKKLPDESLTYTNCVYVNRELYENLRAESIMAYATIEGVVFCAKFHELATDKDIFMNSCARELIKVSVGQGVTVSSESNQSGSSRNFDISPKYPAAHRIKFNVSYFRQQNKVCNLYLDSGDEHSFNLAIKARLCSDTELEFGYKTIEGTELEIPKSKSIFKPNFKFEELGIGGLDNEFADIFRRAFASRIYPPELLKELGISHVKGLLLYGPPGTGKTLIARQISKALNCTKLKTVNGPEIMSRFFGQSEENVRNLFLDAENEYSRMGDRSGLHIIIFDEIDSICQRRGSDTSGTAARDSIVNQLLSKIDGVDSLNNILLIGMTNRLDMIDEALLRPGRFEVHIEVGLPDENGRQQILKIHTRVMRESKRLSNDVDLDYVVKQTKNYSGAELEGLVKCAVSYAIQRHVDGSDLSKPKNIEQIIVNQNDFNSALLEVKPAYGVDSLNLNTFSRHGIIPFGNKFHQVLETCITLANQVSKSDKTPVLSVLLHGPVGSGKSALAAHVASIASFPFVKVISPESYIGLSELAKVNAIHKAFDDAHKTPQSLIILDNIERLIDYSPIGPRFSNNILQCLLILIKKAPAHQRRIFVIGTTSEEEFMEMANVKESFTVSTQVPLVTGPSEIFQALSGVKLPDLTFSHDEIYLVANSGKVPEIGIKHLLLALEIAIQKTLELGKFKHPDNLLGTSYISSTTFLESLEACGYL; from the exons ATGAAACCAGTATATAGAACAGTAAAAAAACTCCCAGATGAGTCACTCACATATACAAATTGC GTATACGTCAACAGAGAACTCTATGAAAATCTCAGAGCAGAGTCCATTATGGCATATGCAACGATAGAAGGAGTCGTATTTTGTGCgaa ATTCCACGAACTGGCGACCGATAAAGATATTTTCATGAACAGCTGCGCACGAGAACTAATCAAAGTATCAGTAGGCCAAGGTGTAACAGTATCTTCCGAGTCTAATCAGTCAGGAAGCTCGAgaaattttgatatttcACCCAAATACCCGGCTGCACATCGCATAAAGTTCAATGTTTCATATTTTAGACAACAAAATAAAG TGTGTAACCTGTATTTGGATTCGGGCGATGAACACTCATTTAACCTGGCAATCAAAGCAAGACTGTGCTCTGATACAGAATTGGAGTTTGGTTATAAAACAATCGAAGGAACAGAACTGGAAATACCAAAGAGCAAAAGCATATTTAAGCCGAATTTCAAATTTGAAGAACTAGGAATTGGAGGTCTAGATAACGAATTTGCGGATATCTTCAGAAGAGCATTTGCCTCAAGAATATATCCACCGGAACTTCTTAAAGAACTTGGAATTTCCCATGTTAAAG GACTTTTACTCTATGGACCGCCAGGAACAGGCAAAACATTAATCGCAAGGCAAATTTCAAAGGCACTAAATTGTACCAAACTCAAG ACTGTGAATGGGCCTGAGATTATGAGCCGTTTCTTTGGCCAGTCAGAAGAAAACGTTAGGAACTTGTTTTTGGATGCAGAGAATGAATATTCAAGAATGGGAGATCGATCAGGACTccatataattatatttgatgaaaTCGACTCTATCTGCCAGAGAAGAGGATCAGATACTTCAGGAACT GCAGCAAGAGATAGTATAGTAAACCAACTGCTCTCGAAAATAGACGGAGTCGACTCATTGAACAATATTCtg TTGATTGGAATGACGAACAGATTGGATATGATAGATGAAGCCTTATTGAGACCAGGAAGATTTGAAGTACATATAGAAGTAGGATTACCAGACGAGAATGGAAGACAGCAAATCCTTAAAATACATACGAGAGTAATGAGGGAATCTAAAAGGCTTTCAAATGATGTGGATCTAGATTATGTGGTAAAACAAACTAAAAACTATTCCGGAGCAGAACTTGAG GGTTTGGTCAAATGTGCTGTAAGCTACGCAATACAAAGACACGTTGATGGTAGTGACTTGAGTAAACCAAAAAACATTGAACAAATCATCGTTAATCAAAACGATTTCAATTCAGCACTATTGGAAGTTAAGCCAGCATATGGAGTAGATTCGCTAAATTTAAACACATTCTCAAGACACGGAATCATACcctttggaaataaattcCACCAGGTACTTGAAACCTGTATAACCCTGGCAAATCAAGTGTCAAAATCAGATAAAACTCCAGTACTCTCAGTTCTTTTACACGGACCAGTTGGATCTGGAAAATCAGCTCTGGCAGCGCATGTAGCGTCAATTGCAAGCTTTCCATTCGTTAAAGTTATATCACCGGAATCATATATTGGATTATCA GAATTGGCCAAGGTTAACGCTATACATAAAGCATTTGATGATGCACATAAAACACCACAGTCACTCATCATACTAGACAATATTGAAAGATTAATAGACTACTCACCTATTGGCCCTAGATTTAGTAACAATATACTCCAGTGTCTTCTAATTCTAATCAAAAAGGCTCCAGCACATCAAAGAAGAATTTTCGTGATAGGAACCACCTCAGAAGAGGAGTTTATGGAA ATGGCTAACGTAAAGGAATCATTTACTGTGTCAACCCAAGTTCCACTGGTTACAGGACCGAGTGAGATTTTTCAAGCTCTGAGCGGAGTTAAGTTGCCAGATCTCACTTTCAGCCACGACGAAATATACCTT GTTGCAAATTCAGGGAAAGTGCCTGAAATCGGAATCAAACATTTACTCCTGGCACTGGAAATCGCAATTCAGAAGACTTTGGAACTTGGTAAGTTTAAACACCCTGACAACTTATTAGGAACATCGTACATATCAAGCACTACATTCCTCGAAAGCCTTGAAGCCTGCGGATATTTgtaa